Proteins from a single region of Thermotoga maritima MSB8:
- the rplV gene encoding 50S ribosomal protein L22: MKLQVPRNGLKRSLFHKKRKELLSSLPKIEARAVAKYIRISPRKARAIANTIRGKSVEEAFQILAFSPKKAARIMEKVLKSAVANAENNFGLSVENLYVSECYVNDGPRMKRIWPRGRGRADIIQKRMSHITVVVRDRSREDEYRKALEELQKKISSEE, encoded by the coding sequence ATGAAACTCCAGGTACCCAGAAACGGTTTAAAGCGCTCACTTTTCCATAAAAAGAGAAAAGAGCTCCTGTCTTCTCTTCCGAAGATTGAAGCTAGAGCTGTGGCAAAATACATCAGGATTTCTCCAAGAAAAGCCAGGGCGATAGCGAATACGATAAGAGGAAAATCCGTCGAAGAAGCTTTCCAGATTCTTGCTTTTTCACCGAAGAAGGCCGCAAGAATAATGGAGAAGGTACTGAAATCGGCTGTCGCGAATGCCGAAAACAACTTTGGGTTGAGCGTCGAGAATCTTTATGTTTCTGAGTGTTACGTTAACGACGGTCCAAGGATGAAAAGAATCTGGCCCAGAGGAAGGGGAAGGGCGGATATCATCCAGAAGAGAATGTCCCACATCACAGTCGTGGTGAGGGATCGCAGTAGAGAAGATGAATACCGGAAGGCTCTTGAAGAATTACAAAAGAAGATATCATCCGAAGAGTGA
- the rpsS gene encoding 30S ribosomal protein S19, translating into MGRSRKKGPYVDRKLLEKIRKLNETGEKKVIKTWSRASMIIPEMVGHTIAVYNGMKHIPVYITENMIGHRLGEFAPTRRFGGHADKKAKKGELKK; encoded by the coding sequence ATGGGTCGTTCCAGAAAAAAGGGACCCTATGTAGATAGAAAATTACTGGAAAAAATCAGAAAACTAAACGAAACCGGTGAAAAGAAGGTTATCAAAACGTGGAGCAGAGCCTCTATGATCATTCCCGAAATGGTAGGACACACAATCGCGGTTTACAACGGCATGAAACACATACCGGTTTACATCACGGAGAACATGATTGGACACAGACTTGGAGAATTTGCACCAACCAGAAGATTTGGAGGTCATGCCGACAAAAAAGCGAAAAAAGGTGAACTGAAGAAGTGA
- the rplB gene encoding 50S ribosomal protein L2 has protein sequence MGLKRFKPVTPGRRFMVISDFSDITKTEPEKSLLAPLKKTGGRNHHGRVTVRHRGGGHKRRYRIIDFKRYDKAGIPAKVLAIEYDPNRSARIALLLYADGEKRYILAPKGVNVGDTLMSGPDAEIRPGNALPLEKIPVGTLVHNVEFTPGKGGQIARAAGTYCQIMAKEGNYALLRMPSGELRKVHIKCYATVGVVGNEDHKNEVHGKAGRVRWLGRRPHVRGVAMNPVDHPHGGGEGRGKGHHPTSPWGLPTKGYKTRRGKRPSDKFIVRRRNEV, from the coding sequence ATGGGACTTAAGAGATTCAAACCGGTTACCCCAGGAAGGCGTTTCATGGTTATCTCCGATTTTTCGGATATCACAAAGACAGAACCTGAAAAGTCGTTGCTCGCACCTCTCAAGAAAACAGGTGGAAGGAATCATCACGGAAGAGTTACTGTAAGACATAGAGGTGGCGGACACAAGAGAAGATACAGGATAATAGATTTCAAGAGATACGACAAAGCAGGAATTCCTGCGAAAGTACTGGCTATTGAGTACGATCCCAACAGATCAGCCAGAATAGCGCTTCTCCTTTATGCCGATGGAGAAAAGAGATATATTCTGGCTCCCAAAGGTGTGAACGTGGGAGACACTCTCATGAGCGGTCCTGATGCGGAAATAAGGCCAGGGAATGCACTTCCTCTTGAGAAGATACCTGTCGGTACCCTTGTCCACAACGTGGAATTCACACCTGGCAAGGGTGGCCAGATCGCAAGAGCAGCCGGTACGTACTGCCAGATCATGGCGAAGGAAGGAAATTACGCTCTGCTCAGAATGCCTTCTGGAGAACTGAGAAAGGTACACATCAAATGCTACGCCACCGTCGGTGTTGTGGGCAACGAAGATCACAAGAACGAAGTTCACGGAAAGGCTGGAAGAGTGAGATGGCTTGGTAGAAGGCCGCATGTCAGAGGAGTTGCCATGAACCCGGTGGATCACCCGCACGGTGGTGGTGAGGGAAGAGGTAAAGGTCACCACCCAACGAGTCCATGGGGACTGCCAACCAAGGGTTACAAGACGAGACGTGGAAAGAGACCTTCTGACAAATTCATCGTCAGGAGAAGGAACGAAGTGTAA
- the rplW gene encoding 50S ribosomal protein L23, translating into MKQEKLSLHDVLIRPIITEKALILREQRKYVFEVNPLANKNLVKEAVEKLFNVKVEKVNILNMKPKPKRRGIFEGKTRSWKKAVVTLKEGYTIKELEGEH; encoded by the coding sequence ATGAAGCAGGAAAAGCTCTCACTGCATGATGTTCTAATCAGACCCATCATCACAGAAAAGGCTCTTATCCTCCGCGAACAGAGGAAATACGTATTCGAGGTCAATCCGCTCGCAAACAAGAACCTGGTAAAAGAAGCTGTTGAAAAGCTCTTCAACGTTAAGGTGGAAAAGGTAAACATCCTCAACATGAAGCCCAAGCCGAAAAGAAGGGGTATTTTTGAAGGGAAGACTCGCAGCTGGAAAAAGGCTGTTGTAACTTTGAAGGAAGGTTACACAATCAAAGAACTGGAAGGCGAACACTGA
- the rplD gene encoding 50S ribosomal protein L4 — MAQVDLLNVKGEKVGTLEISDFVFNIDPNYDVMWRYVDMQLSNRRAGTASTKTRGEVSGGGRKPWPQKHTGRARHGSIRSPIWRHGGVVHGPKPRDWSKKLNKKMKKLALRSALSVKYRENKLLVLDDLKLERPKTKSLKEILQNLQLSDKKTLIVLPWKEEGYMNVKLSGRNLPDVKVIIADNPNNSKNGEKAVRIDGLNVFDMLKYDYLVLTRDMVSKIEEVLGNEAGKALTA; from the coding sequence ATGGCTCAGGTTGATCTGTTGAATGTGAAGGGAGAAAAAGTAGGGACCCTGGAAATCAGTGATTTCGTTTTCAACATCGATCCCAACTACGACGTGATGTGGAGATACGTGGATATGCAGCTCTCCAACAGGAGAGCTGGAACTGCCTCTACGAAAACAAGAGGAGAAGTCTCCGGTGGTGGCAGAAAACCCTGGCCGCAGAAACACACTGGAAGAGCAAGACACGGATCCATAAGATCTCCCATCTGGAGACATGGAGGAGTAGTACACGGACCTAAACCGAGAGATTGGAGCAAAAAGCTCAACAAAAAAATGAAGAAACTCGCTTTGCGATCTGCCCTTTCTGTGAAGTACAGAGAAAACAAACTCCTTGTACTCGATGATCTGAAACTCGAAAGACCCAAGACAAAGTCTCTGAAGGAAATTCTCCAGAACCTTCAGCTTTCCGACAAGAAAACACTGATTGTCCTTCCGTGGAAAGAGGAAGGATATATGAATGTGAAACTCTCTGGAAGAAACCTTCCCGACGTGAAGGTAATAATTGCGGACAATCCGAACAACAGCAAAAATGGTGAGAAGGCGGTAAGAATAGATGGACTCAATGTTTTTGACATGCTCAAGTACGATTACCTTGTTCTCACCAGGGACATGGTTTCCAAGATAGAGGAGGTGCTCGGAAATGAAGCAGGAAAAGCTCTCACTGCATGA
- the rplC gene encoding 50S ribosomal protein L3, protein MKMIIGRKIGMTRVFVGNDSVPVTVIKAGPCVVVQKKTVEKDGYNAVQLGFEKAKKVNKPLAGHFKKFGVEPMKILREFRVENPDEYEPGQVIKVDVFEKGEYVDVTGWTKGRGFAGAMKRWGFSGGPKSHGSKFHRELGSVGQHTEPAKIWKGKKMPGRYGNERVTVRNLQVVDIDPENDLLVVKGGVPGARGGLVLIRSAKAPKK, encoded by the coding sequence ATGAAGATGATAATTGGAAGGAAAATCGGTATGACGAGAGTATTCGTTGGAAATGATTCTGTCCCCGTTACAGTCATAAAGGCGGGACCCTGTGTGGTTGTTCAGAAAAAAACCGTTGAAAAAGACGGGTACAATGCGGTACAGCTCGGATTCGAAAAGGCGAAGAAGGTCAACAAACCTCTTGCAGGCCACTTCAAAAAATTCGGTGTGGAACCGATGAAAATACTCAGGGAGTTCAGAGTAGAAAATCCCGACGAGTACGAACCCGGACAGGTAATAAAGGTTGACGTGTTTGAAAAAGGCGAGTACGTGGACGTCACTGGCTGGACAAAAGGAAGAGGATTTGCCGGTGCGATGAAAAGATGGGGATTCAGCGGTGGACCGAAGAGCCACGGTTCCAAATTCCATAGAGAACTCGGTTCCGTTGGTCAGCACACGGAACCTGCCAAGATATGGAAAGGTAAGAAAATGCCTGGAAGATATGGAAACGAGAGGGTAACTGTCAGAAATCTTCAAGTTGTGGATATCGATCCTGAAAACGACCTTTTAGTGGTTAAAGGTGGAGTCCCTGGAGCGAGGGGCGGGCTCGTTTTGATCAGGAGCGCCAAGGCCCCGAAAAAGTAA
- the rpsJ gene encoding 30S ribosomal protein S10 — protein sequence MPGQKIRIKLKAYDHELLDESAKKIVEVAKSTNSKVSGPIPLPTERTLYCVLRSPMKHKDSREHFEKRVHKRLIDIIDPSPKTIDALMRINLPAGVDVEIKL from the coding sequence ATGCCTGGACAGAAGATAAGGATAAAACTCAAAGCCTACGATCACGAGTTACTCGACGAATCGGCTAAAAAGATCGTTGAAGTCGCTAAATCCACGAATTCCAAGGTGTCCGGTCCCATTCCCCTGCCAACGGAGCGGACACTCTACTGTGTCCTGAGATCTCCCATGAAACACAAGGACTCCAGAGAACACTTCGAAAAGAGAGTACACAAAAGGCTCATAGATATCATAGATCCATCTCCAAAGACCATCGATGCTTTGATGAGGATAAACCTCCCAGCAGGTGTCGACGTTGAGATCAAACTGTAA
- the tuf gene encoding elongation factor Tu has translation MAKEKFVRTKPHVNVGTIGHIDHGKSTLTAAITKYLSLKGLAQYIPYDQIDKAPEEKARGITINITHVEYETEKRHYAHIDCPGHADYIKNMITGAAQMDGAILVVAATDGPMPQTREHVLLARQVEVPYMIVFINKTDMVDDPELIDLVEMEVRDLLSQYGYPGDEVPVIRGSALKAVEAPNDPNHEAYKPIQELLDAMDNYIPDPQRDVDKPFLMPIEDVFSITGRGTVVTGRIERGRIRPGDEVEIIGLSYEIKKTVVTSVEMFRKELDEGIAGDNVGCLLRGIDKDEVERGQVLAAPGSIKPHKRFKAQIYVLKKEEGGRHTPFTKGYKPQFYIRTADVTGEIVGLPEGVEMVMPGDHVEMEIELIYPVAIEKGQRFAVREGGRTVGAGVVTEVIE, from the coding sequence ATGGCGAAGGAAAAATTTGTGAGAACAAAACCGCATGTTAACGTTGGAACGATTGGACATATCGACCACGGAAAATCCACACTGACAGCCGCTATAACAAAGTACCTTTCTCTCAAGGGACTTGCCCAGTATATTCCTTACGACCAGATCGACAAGGCCCCTGAAGAAAAGGCAAGAGGAATCACCATCAACATCACACACGTTGAGTATGAGACCGAAAAGAGACACTACGCTCATATTGACTGTCCCGGTCACGCGGACTACATCAAGAACATGATCACAGGAGCAGCTCAGATGGACGGAGCCATCCTTGTTGTTGCCGCAACCGATGGTCCCATGCCCCAGACAAGAGAGCACGTGCTTCTCGCAAGACAGGTTGAGGTTCCCTACATGATCGTCTTCATAAACAAGACAGACATGGTTGACGATCCTGAGCTCATCGACCTCGTCGAGATGGAAGTGAGAGACCTTCTGAGCCAGTACGGTTACCCTGGAGACGAAGTGCCAGTCATAAGAGGTTCTGCTCTGAAAGCCGTCGAAGCTCCTAACGATCCGAATCACGAAGCTTACAAACCCATCCAGGAGCTCCTCGACGCTATGGATAACTACATTCCTGATCCTCAGAGAGACGTCGATAAGCCGTTCCTCATGCCCATCGAAGACGTGTTCTCCATCACAGGAAGAGGAACGGTTGTTACAGGAAGAATAGAAAGAGGAAGAATCAGACCCGGTGATGAAGTTGAGATCATAGGTCTCAGCTACGAGATCAAGAAGACCGTTGTGACGAGTGTGGAAATGTTCAGAAAGGAACTCGATGAAGGAATCGCAGGAGACAACGTTGGATGTCTGCTCAGAGGAATCGACAAGGATGAAGTTGAAAGAGGACAGGTTCTCGCAGCTCCCGGAAGCATCAAACCTCACAAGAGGTTCAAGGCTCAGATCTACGTTTTGAAGAAGGAAGAGGGAGGAAGACATACACCGTTCACAAAAGGCTACAAGCCTCAGTTCTACATAAGAACCGCTGACGTTACAGGAGAAATCGTAGGACTTCCTGAAGGTGTCGAAATGGTCATGCCTGGAGACCACGTCGAAATGGAAATAGAACTCATCTACCCTGTCGCTATCGAAAAGGGACAGAGATTCGCTGTAAGGGAAGGCGGAAGAACAGTTGGAGCTGGTGTGGTTACAGAAGTCATCGAGTGA
- the fusA gene encoding elongation factor G has protein sequence MQNVEARYVDLDKLRNIGIMAHIDAGKTTTTERILYYTGRKHFIGDVDEGNTTTDWMPQEKERGITIQSAATTCFWKGYRINIIDTPGHVDFTAEVERALRVLDGAIAVFDATAGVEPQSETVWRQADKYNVPRIAFMNKMDKVGADFYMAVETLVTKLRANPIPVQMPIGSEKDFQGVIDLIKMKAIYWVSEDGSVYEERDIPEELREEAEMRREEMLEKIAELDEEILEKYLEGEEISEEEIKRVLRKATIENKAVPVLCGAAKANKGIQPLLDAVIDYLPSPLDLPPVKGWRVSDGEVVYRKPDENEPFTALVFKVQVDPYIGKLVYFRVYSGRLEKGSYVYNSTKGQRERISRIVFMHADKREEVDYVRPGDIAAGVGLKVSQTGDTLCDEKEPIILEKIDFPEPVISLAVEPVTKADEEKLVKALLALSEEDPTLQVRVDKETGETIISGMGELHLEIVVDRLKREFGVNVRVGQPQVAYRETIKKSAEAEGKYIRQTGGRGQYGHVILRIEPIPEEEGKNFEFIDKTVGGVIPKEFMPAIEAGIKEAMMAGPLAGYPVVRVRAIVLDGSYHEVDSSEMAFKIAASMAFKEAMKKAQPVLLEPIMKLEITTPEEYMGNIISDLNSRRAKVESLETRGHLKVIVAKVPLSETFGYATVLRSLSQGRASYIMQFSHYQEVPEKIAEKIIKVV, from the coding sequence ATGCAGAATGTGGAAGCGAGATATGTTGACCTGGATAAGCTTAGAAATATCGGTATAATGGCTCATATCGACGCCGGAAAAACTACTACAACAGAGAGAATACTCTATTACACGGGAAGAAAACACTTCATAGGAGACGTCGATGAAGGAAACACAACCACTGACTGGATGCCTCAGGAAAAGGAAAGAGGCATTACGATACAGTCTGCTGCCACAACGTGTTTCTGGAAAGGTTACCGAATCAACATAATTGATACACCCGGACACGTTGACTTTACGGCCGAGGTTGAAAGGGCGCTTCGTGTTCTCGATGGAGCGATAGCTGTTTTCGACGCCACGGCAGGAGTCGAGCCTCAGTCGGAAACCGTCTGGAGACAGGCTGACAAGTACAATGTCCCGAGGATCGCTTTCATGAACAAGATGGACAAAGTGGGAGCAGATTTCTACATGGCCGTTGAAACTCTTGTAACAAAACTCAGGGCAAATCCCATTCCGGTGCAGATGCCGATCGGCAGTGAGAAAGACTTCCAGGGTGTGATTGACCTCATAAAAATGAAAGCGATCTACTGGGTCAGCGAAGATGGATCTGTGTACGAGGAAAGAGATATTCCGGAGGAACTCAGAGAAGAAGCAGAAATGAGAAGAGAAGAGATGCTTGAAAAAATCGCAGAACTCGACGAAGAAATTCTTGAAAAATACCTCGAAGGCGAGGAAATTTCCGAAGAAGAAATAAAGAGGGTCTTGAGAAAAGCCACCATAGAAAACAAAGCAGTTCCCGTTCTCTGTGGAGCGGCAAAAGCCAACAAGGGAATACAGCCGCTTCTGGACGCGGTGATAGACTATCTGCCGTCGCCTCTTGATCTACCACCGGTAAAGGGATGGAGGGTTTCCGACGGAGAGGTTGTCTACAGAAAGCCGGATGAAAACGAACCCTTCACAGCCCTGGTCTTTAAAGTGCAGGTGGATCCATACATAGGAAAACTCGTGTACTTCAGAGTCTACTCTGGAAGACTGGAGAAAGGAAGTTACGTTTACAACTCCACAAAGGGTCAGAGGGAGAGAATATCGAGGATCGTCTTCATGCACGCAGACAAGAGAGAGGAAGTTGATTACGTCAGACCCGGTGATATAGCGGCAGGAGTCGGTCTCAAGGTTTCTCAGACTGGAGACACGCTCTGCGACGAGAAAGAACCTATAATCCTCGAAAAGATCGACTTCCCAGAACCCGTTATCTCTCTTGCCGTAGAACCAGTCACGAAAGCAGATGAAGAAAAGCTCGTGAAGGCACTGCTGGCTCTTTCTGAAGAAGACCCCACACTTCAGGTGAGGGTTGACAAAGAAACGGGAGAAACCATCATTTCAGGAATGGGCGAGCTTCATCTTGAAATAGTCGTAGACAGGTTGAAGAGAGAGTTCGGTGTCAACGTGAGAGTTGGACAGCCTCAGGTGGCTTACAGGGAAACTATCAAGAAATCTGCTGAAGCCGAAGGAAAATACATCAGGCAGACCGGTGGTAGAGGTCAGTACGGTCATGTGATTCTCAGAATAGAACCCATACCCGAAGAAGAAGGAAAGAATTTCGAATTCATCGACAAAACAGTTGGTGGTGTGATACCGAAGGAATTCATGCCTGCTATCGAAGCTGGAATCAAAGAAGCTATGATGGCAGGACCCCTTGCGGGATATCCCGTTGTGAGAGTGAGAGCTATCGTGCTTGACGGATCTTACCACGAAGTCGACTCTTCAGAAATGGCGTTCAAGATAGCAGCCTCCATGGCATTCAAAGAGGCCATGAAAAAAGCGCAACCGGTTCTTCTCGAGCCTATCATGAAGCTTGAAATCACTACACCGGAGGAATACATGGGTAATATCATCTCCGATCTCAATTCCAGAAGGGCAAAAGTGGAGTCTCTTGAAACAAGGGGACATTTGAAGGTTATCGTTGCCAAAGTTCCACTTTCCGAGACATTTGGATATGCCACAGTGTTGAGATCGCTCAGTCAGGGTAGAGCGAGCTACATTATGCAGTTCTCGCACTACCAGGAAGTACCGGAGAAAATCGCCGAGAAAATCATCAAGGTTGTTTAA
- the rpsG gene encoding 30S ribosomal protein S7, translated as MRRRRAEKRQIPPDPVFGDVLVAKLINRVMWDGKKTIAQKIVYGAFDIIREKTKKDPLEVFRQAVENVKPVLEVRPRRVGGATYQVPIEVQEPRRTSLALRWIVEAARAKKGRPMKEKLAEEIIAAYNNTGTAIKKKEDTHRMAEANRAFAHYRW; from the coding sequence GTGCGTAGAAGAAGAGCCGAAAAGAGACAGATACCACCTGATCCAGTGTTCGGAGATGTGCTTGTTGCAAAGCTGATAAATAGAGTTATGTGGGATGGTAAAAAGACGATCGCCCAAAAGATCGTTTACGGTGCTTTCGATATCATCAGAGAAAAGACAAAGAAGGATCCGCTTGAAGTTTTCAGGCAGGCTGTAGAAAATGTGAAGCCTGTTCTTGAGGTAAGGCCGCGAAGGGTTGGAGGTGCAACTTACCAGGTTCCTATCGAAGTTCAGGAACCGAGAAGAACTTCCCTTGCGCTCAGATGGATAGTTGAAGCCGCAAGAGCCAAAAAAGGAAGACCAATGAAGGAGAAACTGGCTGAGGAGATCATAGCAGCTTACAACAACACGGGTACAGCCATCAAGAAGAAGGAAGACACACATAGAATGGCGGAAGCCAACAGGGCATTTGCTCATTACAGGTGGTGA
- the rpsL gene encoding 30S ribosomal protein S12: MPTINQLIRYGRKPKKKKSKAPALQGNPQKRGVCIKVSTMTPKKPNSALRKIARVRLSNGIEVTAYIPGIGHNLQEHSVVLVRGGRVKDLPGVRYKIIRGALDAAGVEGRRQSRSKYGAKRPKDQKK; this comes from the coding sequence ATGCCAACGATCAATCAATTGATCAGGTACGGCAGGAAACCGAAGAAGAAAAAGTCAAAAGCTCCTGCTCTTCAGGGAAACCCTCAAAAGAGGGGCGTGTGTATAAAGGTTTCTACAATGACACCGAAAAAACCGAACTCCGCTCTCAGAAAGATCGCAAGGGTGAGACTTTCAAATGGAATAGAGGTCACTGCGTATATTCCCGGAATTGGTCACAACCTCCAGGAACACTCTGTTGTGCTCGTCAGAGGCGGTAGGGTCAAAGACCTTCCGGGTGTCAGATACAAGATCATCAGAGGAGCTCTGGATGCTGCAGGTGTCGAAGGAAGAAGACAGTCCAGGAGTAAGTATGGTGCGAAAAGACCCAAGGATCAAAAGAAGTGA
- a CDS encoding DUF1893 domain-containing protein, with protein sequence MEKNLLRSALKIFEKKDLSLLAYSGRSIFESKDSGLKPVVELFKRFDNLEGSLVIDKMVGKAAASFLLKMKPDHIHAKVISKPALKLMNEYGQSFSYDEKIPFVLGKDGKSMCPFEKLVLEMDDPEEIIRIVLSKFTSL encoded by the coding sequence GTGGAGAAAAACCTTTTAAGATCAGCTTTGAAAATCTTCGAGAAGAAAGATCTAAGTTTGCTGGCTTATAGCGGCCGATCGATCTTCGAAAGTAAAGACAGCGGCCTCAAACCCGTGGTGGAGCTTTTCAAAAGGTTCGATAATCTGGAAGGAAGCCTGGTGATCGACAAAATGGTTGGAAAGGCTGCGGCTTCTTTTCTGTTGAAAATGAAACCCGATCACATCCACGCAAAAGTTATAAGCAAGCCGGCGTTGAAATTGATGAATGAATACGGACAGTCTTTCAGTTATGATGAAAAAATACCTTTCGTCCTGGGAAAAGATGGCAAGAGTATGTGTCCATTCGAAAAACTGGTTCTGGAGATGGACGACCCGGAGGAAATCATAAGGATTGTTCTTTCAAAATTCACGTCACTTTAA
- a CDS encoding PhoH family protein, with amino-acid sequence MEVEITITVRKVRIPEDVAVLEIFGQYDKRARYLKKLFNVEFAVRDSEILIKGMDEKSVDAAHRVLDEIISITRDGHLLDWTEFEYLVERVSNSESVKEVYSNNSKGLIIGKKVKPKTLGQKKYLEAVEKNDVVFVIGPAGTGKTYLAVAVALDYLKMGKVNRIILTRPAVEAGEKLGYLPGDLSEKVEPYLRPLYDAIIDITSPDKFNSYRERGIIEIVPLAYMRGRTLNNSFIILDEAQNTTYQQMKMFLTRLGFNSKAVITGDITQVDIEKEKSGLIECQKILEGISGIEFVYLNESDVVRHPLVKKIIKAYEEYERSRKS; translated from the coding sequence GTGGAGGTGGAAATTACGATTACGGTTAGGAAAGTAAGAATTCCCGAAGATGTGGCCGTTCTGGAGATATTCGGACAGTACGATAAGCGCGCGAGGTATCTGAAAAAACTGTTCAACGTGGAATTCGCGGTGAGAGACAGTGAGATCCTTATAAAAGGCATGGATGAGAAAAGTGTCGATGCGGCTCACCGGGTGCTCGATGAGATCATATCCATAACACGGGACGGTCACCTTCTGGACTGGACTGAGTTCGAGTATCTCGTGGAGAGAGTTTCGAACTCAGAAAGTGTGAAAGAAGTTTACTCAAACAATAGCAAAGGATTGATCATCGGCAAGAAAGTGAAACCAAAGACACTCGGCCAGAAGAAGTATCTGGAAGCAGTCGAAAAAAACGACGTGGTGTTCGTTATAGGTCCAGCCGGTACAGGAAAAACGTACCTGGCAGTGGCCGTCGCTCTAGATTATCTGAAAATGGGAAAGGTGAACAGGATCATCCTCACAAGACCAGCCGTTGAAGCCGGTGAGAAGCTCGGATACTTGCCGGGAGATCTGTCCGAAAAGGTGGAACCCTATCTCAGACCTCTTTACGACGCCATCATAGATATCACGTCTCCGGACAAATTCAACAGCTATCGTGAAAGAGGCATCATAGAGATCGTACCGCTCGCTTACATGAGAGGAAGGACTTTGAATAACTCCTTTATAATACTGGATGAAGCCCAGAACACCACATACCAGCAGATGAAGATGTTCCTCACCAGACTCGGATTCAACTCCAAGGCGGTCATAACGGGAGACATCACACAGGTAGATATCGAGAAGGAAAAGTCCGGTCTTATAGAGTGTCAGAAAATTTTAGAAGGAATCTCTGGAATAGAATTCGTGTATCTGAACGAAAGCGACGTTGTGAGGCATCCTCTCGTTAAGAAGATCATAAAGGCCTACGAAGAGTATGAAAGGTCGAGGAAATCATGA
- a CDS encoding HD family phosphohydrolase, translating to MNRKRFLLITITVILSLMLVHVRTGIRPLNFTFEALITLIVWFALVEMSTRYYRKYWLSEVFTYTHLALILLGSSFIGFSFPEIGPFVTPVYIPVALIELVFFSPEIAITSGFLMSLFALYRWSYDIFLLLPFISTTFVAAVTLSKANRRLDVVKSSAFTSLALMGTSLFMKFGLKIEYTPYDLVAAILNPIFSGILVLGILPYVEYTSRLYSNLGLVEFGNLNHPLLKMLSIKAPGTYYHSVIVANLAETAAEKIGANPILARIGAYYHDIGKMKRPHFFTENIRDGKNPHEDITPSLSHLVLNEHVKYGVELARKYRLPLLVEFIIPQHHGTRSQKYFYYKAKQQFEDIPEEEFRYPGPKPQFKEAAIIMLADSVEAASRSLKSPSVSQIKECVEDVISSIFFERQLDESGITLSELEEISDAFLQVLVNLFSSRIEYPEEEKIQKVVKINDKNTG from the coding sequence ATGAATCGAAAGCGTTTCCTCCTGATAACGATTACAGTGATTCTCTCTCTGATGCTGGTGCACGTTCGTACAGGAATCAGACCCTTGAATTTCACCTTTGAGGCACTGATCACCCTCATTGTTTGGTTCGCCCTGGTAGAAATGAGCACCAGATATTACAGAAAGTACTGGCTCAGTGAAGTGTTTACCTACACTCACTTGGCTCTGATCCTGCTCGGATCTTCTTTCATTGGATTTTCTTTCCCGGAGATAGGTCCTTTTGTGACACCTGTATACATACCGGTTGCCCTCATAGAACTCGTGTTCTTTTCCCCAGAAATAGCCATAACAAGTGGATTTTTGATGTCTTTGTTTGCTCTGTATCGATGGAGTTACGATATCTTTCTTCTTCTACCGTTCATTTCAACAACCTTTGTTGCGGCAGTGACTCTCTCCAAAGCGAACAGAAGGCTGGACGTGGTGAAATCTTCTGCCTTTACATCTCTTGCTCTTATGGGAACATCTCTGTTCATGAAGTTTGGACTGAAAATCGAGTACACTCCGTATGACCTGGTAGCTGCTATTTTGAATCCGATCTTTTCAGGAATTCTGGTTCTTGGAATACTGCCTTACGTAGAATACACAAGCCGTCTTTACTCGAATCTTGGGCTCGTGGAGTTCGGAAATCTGAACCATCCGTTGCTCAAGATGCTTTCCATTAAAGCCCCAGGAACTTATTATCACAGTGTGATCGTCGCGAATTTAGCAGAAACTGCAGCGGAGAAAATAGGCGCAAACCCCATTCTGGCAAGAATAGGAGCCTACTATCACGATATAGGGAAGATGAAACGCCCTCACTTCTTCACTGAAAACATTAGAGATGGTAAAAACCCCCACGAAGACATAACCCCTTCTCTCAGTCACCTCGTTTTGAACGAACACGTGAAGTACGGTGTGGAACTTGCAAGAAAATATCGACTCCCTCTCCTTGTTGAATTCATAATCCCCCAGCACCACGGTACAAGATCACAGAAGTATTTCTACTACAAGGCGAAACAACAGTTCGAGGATATTCCCGAGGAAGAGTTCCGTTATCCTGGTCCCAAGCCTCAGTTCAAAGAAGCGGCTATTATCATGCTTGCCGACTCTGTGGAAGCCGCCTCAAGAAGCTTGAAGTCACCTTCTGTTTCTCAGATAAAGGAATGTGTCGAAGATGTCATATCTTCCATATTCTTTGAGAGACAGCTCGATGAGTCAGGCATCACTCTGAGTGAGCTCGAAGAGATTTCCGACGCGTTCCTTCAGGTTCTCGTGAACCTGTTCAGTTCCAGAATTGAATACCCCGAAGAAGAAAAAATTCAGAAGGTGGTAAAGATAAATGATAAGAATACTGGGTGA